The nucleotide sequence CCGAACGCCTTCGGGTACCAGATCGCCACCAACATCACGTACGAGCTGCCCTCGAACACGCTTAGCGGATACTCAAGTACGCGGAAAGACATATGGGATGGATACACGTGGGACTATTGCGCTTGGTACAGGTGGGACGATTGACCTGCCGGCTTTCTTCGGACCATCAGTTACTTGGGGATGGCCATCGTCGGGCGCTGTTGTGACAACTTCTGTTTGAACTCCACCGGCGTGAGCTGCCCGAGGCTCGAATGAGGTCGAACTTCGTTGTACCCACGTCGGAAGTCTTCGATCAAGATCTTCGCATCGATCCGATTTGTGAACCACTGCATGCTCAGGCACTCGTCGCGGAACTTGCCGTTGAACGATTCGTTGGAGCCGTTCTGCCAGGGCTTGCCCGGATCGATATGAGCAGTATCGATGTTTGCGGTGCTGAGCCACTTCAGGATCGCTCGTGACACGAACTCAGGGCCGTTGTCCGAACGTAGATACGTCGGTGCGCCGTGAACGCTGACGAGCTTTGCGAGCACCTCGATCACGCGCGGGGAGCGGATGCTGCCCGCAACATCGATGGCCAAGCACTCGCGCGTGTACTCGTCGATCACCGTGAGGCACTTCAGCTGCTGGCCGTTCGCGCAGGCGTCGAACACAAAATCGTACGCCCACACCTGACCCGCATCCGTCGGTTGCAACGGCCGCGGCCGAGTGCTCGCAACGCGCCGGCGCGGCCGTTTCCTCGGCACCTGCAGGCCGTGAAGCCGCCAGAGTCGATGAGTCCGATCGGCGCTCATAACATGGCCACGACGGGCCAGGAACACCTGAATGCGCCGATAGCCGTAGCGCGGATACTGCGCGGCGAGCTCGCGCATCACCGCGACCACGGGCTCATCCCGCTTCGCCAGCCGCGACTCGTACCCGAGCGTCGATCGTGCGACCGACAACAGCGCACACGCCTTGCGCACCGATACGCCACGCCTCTGCGCGTAGACGACCTGGCTGCGTCGAGCCTGCGCGCTCACCATTTTTTTGCGGCGATCTCCTTCATCACGTCGATCTCAAGATCCCGCTCCGCCACCAGCTTCTTCAGCTTCGCGTTCTCTTGCTCAAGATGACGCAGCCGCTTCACATCCGCCGGCTCGAGCTTGCCGAAGCGCTTGCGCCACTGATAGATCGTCTGCTCGCTGATCCCGTGCTTCTTGGCGACTTCCGTCACCGGCGCGGCGTCCGCTTCGCGCAGGATCTTCACCATCTGTTCTTCGGTAAATCGGGTCTTCTTCATGGCTTCCTCGTTACCCTGGAAGCCATCCTCTCAAGAATCAGCTGGTCCGAAAATCGCCGGGCAGGTCACTGGCCTCCACACATCAACGGCCTCGTCGTGTAGGGAAACGTAGATCGTTGCGGTCTCCGCTCGATCACGCCGCTCCTCCAGCAGTTGGCGAATCGCGATCGCGGCTTCCTTTTGCAGCACGCCGGTACTCATGCGTTCCAACAACTTGCCAGTGGGAGTGCCGTTGAATCGCCGCTTGAAGTCGGCGACATGATCAAGGAAGTGATCGCGCTTGCTCAAGTTGCCGCCTAACGCCGCAGTTCAGCGGCCGCGCGATGCCGTGTGAAGCGCGGCGCGAGCGCATAATGAAATGGCGCGCTCGCGCCGTCGCCGCGACGCCGTGTCACGGTCCGCTGCAACTGCTTGTTATGCGTCGGCATGTGCCAGTCACTCAGCCGTTGTCTGCGACCGCGATTCGTGCGCTAAGGAATTTGTTCGCGACTGACGTTAAGTAGGCGATCGCGATCAGAGCACCTTGGAGCGGATACATGAGGCTCGAGACGATGATGTCCAACGGGTGCGCAACACTCACACCCTCGAAGGCGGACATTGCGGTGGAAAGCACCAGCAGCACAACGAACGCGATTCGTGCGGGACGCCAGTAGAGGTACAGTCCGGCAAGCACGCCGAACTCGACACCTGCCCATACCCACAAAATCGCGGGACTTAGCGTAAGCGTCGCGGAGTATCCATTCCACTGGAGCAATTGCGAGAGGGCGGGATCCTCGGTGTTCATGTAAGCGAATGGCATCAAACCGGAAACCAGTATTAGTAGGGCGTATACGATGATCAGCGTCCGGAAGATGCTAGTCATGCTGATGCTTCCGTTTCAAAGCGCGACGGTCCGGTCTAAGGGCGCGAGCGGGTGACTCCGACGCCTAACGCCGCAGTTCAGCGGCGGCGCGCTGCCCTATGCTGCGCGCCGCGAGCGCATAATGAAATGACGCGCTTGCGGCGCGCATGTGACGCGGTATCACCGTCCGCTGCAACTGCTTGTTAGGCGGCAACGCGCTGGAACGCATGAGCTCACTCCACCCAGAATCCTGGACGCGGGTCCGGAGAGATCCACCGCCCGTCGCGCCAGTCAAACCGGAAGAATCGGCCACCGTTGCACGACTCATCTTCCGAACAAGTGAATACCTCGAGGCGATCGCGTTTGGCCTCTCCATCGATCTCAGGGTCGGACTGGATAAACAGAATCCTTGCGTTCGTCTGCTTAGCGACGATCGCAACCAGTTCCCTGACCGTGTCCAAGGGAACATCGGCTGGATACCGAACGGGCGTTGCGGC is from Gemmatimonadaceae bacterium and encodes:
- a CDS encoding IS3 family transposase (programmed frameshift): MKKTRFTEEQMVKILREADAAPVTEVAKKHGISEQTIYQWRKRFGKLEPADVKRLRHLEQENAKLKKLVAERDLEIDVMKEIAAKKLVSAQARRSQVVYAQRRGVSVRKACALLSVARSTLGYESRLAKRDEPVVAVMRELAAQYPRYGYRRIQVFLARRGHVMSADRTHRLWRLHGLQVPRKRPRRRVASTRPRPLQPTDAGQVWAYDFVFDACANGQQLKCLTVIDEYTRECLAIDVAGSIRSPRVIEVLAKLVSVHGAPTYLRSDNGPEFVSRAILKWLSTANIDTAHIDPGKPWQNGSNESFNGKFRDECLSMQWFTNRIDAKILIEDFRRGYNEVRPHSSLGQLTPVEFKQKLSQQRPTMAIPK